The nucleotide sequence AAGCATCATGGAAGAAATTAAAGACCTATACGAACGTGGTTTTAAAGAAATCACCTTGTTGGGGCAAAACGTGGATTCCTACTTATGGTATGGTGGTGGTTTAAAAAAGGATTACGACAAAGCAACCGAGATGCAAAAAGCAACGGCTGTAGATTTCGCACAATTGCTAGACATGTGCGCAACGGCTTATCCTAAAATGCGTTTCCGTTTTTCCACGTCGAATCCGCAAGACATGCACGAAGATGTGATTCACGTAATGGCAAAGCATCACAATATTTGTAAATACATTCATTTGCCGGTACAGTCGGGATCTACTCGCATTTTGCGTGAAATGAACCGCCAACATACGCGTGAAGAATACATGGATTTGGTTGATCGAATCTATAAAATTATTCCAGAAATTTCGTTGTCGCAAGATATGATTACAGGTTTCCCAACCGAAACCGAAGAAGACCATAAAGACACCCTTTCGTTAATGGAATATGTGAAATACGATTTTGGATACATGTTTGCATATTCGGAACGCCCAGGAACAATGGCTGCTCGAAAAATGGAAGACGATGTGCCAGAAGCGGTTAAAAAACGTAGGTTACAAGAAATTGTAGATTTACAGCAACGCATTGCCATGGAACGCACCAAACGCTTTGTAGGCGAAACGGTGGAAGTTTTAATTGAAAAAACATCCAAACGTTCCGATGCACATTGGTCTGGAAGAAATTCACAAAACACCACAGTTGTTTTCCCAAAAGGGAATTATAAAGTAGGCGATTTTGTATTGGTAAAAGTAAACGATTGTACCTCAGCAACCTTAATTGGCGAAGCAGTTGGTTATTCGGAAATGCAGTAATTTTTTTTAACCACATATTAAAGAAAATGGAAAAAGAAATCACTTTCAAACCGTCTTTTAATTTCAATGACTATTTGAAAATAAATTATAGTTTACTTTTTAAAAAAGTATCTTTTAGTATTGTTTTTATCATATGTATTTTGACAATAACTGCTAATGTTATCTTTAATACAGTAAATGCTAATGATTTTATAGATTTCTTGTCATTTCCAATATTAATAAGTCTTTTAGTTCCGTTAATAATGGTTTGGCTACCATATAAATCTACTAAAATGATTTTATCCGATCCAAAATTAAAGGAAAATATTATCATTATAATAAATAGAACTGGAATAGAATATATTGGTCAATCATTCCAAAATAAATATGAGTGGAAAGATTTTTCTAAAATTACAGAAAATAAAAAATGGTATATTTTACAATTAAATAAAAAACAGGAAATAATAATCCAAAAGAAGGACATGAATACAAATCAACAATTGGATCTTAAGGAAATAATTGAATTTGTAAAGAATTAAACAAAAAAACTATGGAAAACGTTCAAAGCATTAAACAGCGTTTCGAAATTATTGGTAACGATATAAAACTGAACAGAGCACTAGAAAAAGCCATTCAAGTGGCTCCGACTGATATTTCTGTTTTGGTTACCGGTGAAAGCGGCGTGGGTAAAGAAAGTATTCCAAAAATCATACACGGACTATCGCACCGCAAACACGGAAAATATATTGCTGTGAACTGTGGCGCTATCCCAGAAGGCACAATCGATTCAGAGCTTTTTGGGCACGAAAAAGGTGCGTTTACAGGTGCTGTGGGCAGCCGTGAAGGTTATTTTGAAGTGGCAAATGGTGGTACTATTTTTTTAGATGAAGTGGGCGAATTGCCTTTAACCACACAAGTTCGCTTGCTTCGTGTGTTAGAAAACGGCGAATTTATCAAAGTGGGTTCTTCAAAAGTTCAAAAAACCGATGTGCGCATTGTGGCAGCCACCAACGTTAAAATGTTTGAAGCGATTGATAAAGGCAAATTTCGCGAAGATTTGTATTACCGTTTAAGCACCGTAGAAATCAATTTACCGCCTTTGCGTGAACGGGGCGACGACATTCATTTGTTGTTCAGAAAGTTTTCATCGGATTTTGCGCATAAATACAAAATGCCGCCGATTAAACTTACGCCCGATGCCGCCGAATACCTTATTCATTACCGTTGGAGTGGTAATATTCGCCAATTGCGCAATATTGCCGAACAAATCTCGGTGATTGAAACCAACCGCGAAATCGATTTAAAAACCATTCAATCTTATCTGCCTCAGCGAAATGCACAATTGCCATCGCTTATCGAAACCAAAAAAGCAGAAGGAGATTTTAGCAACGAACGCGAGATTTTGTATAAAGTGTTGTTTGATATGAAAGCTGATTTAACCGATTTAAAAAAACTGACGTTGGAATTAATGAACAATTCCAATTCGGCACAAGTTCAAGAATCGAACAAATCTTTAATACAACGCATTTATGGCCAGGCCGATGAAGGGCTATCAAAACCAAACAATCGTTCTATTCCTTTAGCCGAACACGCATCATCGACCAAAAACAATAATCCATCTGAAATAATGGATGAGGAAGATGACCATGATTATTTGATTGCTGAAACGGTTGATGATGAAGAAACATTGAAATTAGAAGAAAAAGAAATTCAACTCATAAAAAAAGCTTTGGAACGCAACAGTGGAAAACGCAAAGCCGCAGCCGACGAATTGGGAATTTCGGAAAGAACATTGTACCGAAAAATTAAACAATATGACTTGTAGATTTTTAGTCGTAAAAACATTGCAAACGATTCAATAATTCATCGAATGAAAACACCACATACATTATATAAATTTACAGCCTTTCTTTTCTGTTTGATCTTATCGAGCTGCGGTGCGTATAATTTCACAGGTACCGGAAAAATCGATGCGGAAACGTTTCAAGTGAATTATTTTTTGAACAATGCCGAACTGATTGAACCGGGAATTGAGCGTACATTTACCATTAGATTACAAGATTTGTTGGTAAACCAAACCAGTTTAAACATGACCAACACCAATGCCGATTTGGTCTATGAAGGCGAAATAACCCAATTCCGTGTATCGCCAATGACGGCAACTGCCGACCAAACAGCTGCGCAAAACCGTTTGTACATTGCTATAAATGTGCGTTTTACGAACAGAAAAAATCCGGAAGATGATTTTGAAAAAACCTTCTCGCACTTTTATGATTATCCGGCTAACAATCAATTAATTGGGGCTCAGTTAACCACTGCTTTAGAAGAAATATACGAACGCATTACGCAAGATGTTTTTAACGCCTCGCTGGCAAAATGGTAAGCTTATGAATGCACAACAATACGCACAATGGTTAAACAATCCGTACGAATTAACAGAACAGCAAACAGCTTCGTTGCAACAAATCGTTAGTGAATACCCGTATTTGCAATCGGCAAGAGCTTTGTATTTAAAAACCTTGCACCAACAACGCAGTTTTTTATACAACAGCGAATTAAAAAAAACAGCTGCTTATACCACCGATCGCGACGTGTTGTTTGATTATATTATTTCGGAAGAATTTATTGCGTACAAACCCTTACAGATTGAAGATTTGAATGTGGTTGATGAAAATTATATCGAATTCAAAAAGCCCGAACCCACATTAGATGAAAATATTGAAAAAAGGGTATTGAATACCTTGGTTTATATAGAAAATCAAGACAAAGAAACCGGGTTGATTCAAAAAATCGATCAAATTTCAAAATCGAAAATCGAAGCCAAACTCGAAAAAAAGGAACCAACCCTGCCCCAACTCGACCCAATCACCGAAGAGGTGCATCAATTGGAAGAAAATTTGGAAGTGGGCACACCTTTAGATTTCTCTGAAAACGATAAATTTTCGTTTACCGAATGGTTGAAATTAACAACATCGCAACCCATTGATCGCGAAAATGACGTTGTTTCCGAAGAAAATCAAACGGAAAACAGCGAAAAACAACTACCAAAAAAAGAAAAAAATACGGAAGAAACGCTTCCAATCAAACAAAAAAAGATGGATTTAATTGATCGTTTCATAGAAGCAAATCCAAAAATAACACCAAGCAAAACGGCAGTTACACCAGCCATAAACCTTGATCGGCACGAAGAAGAAGAACCCTATTACATGACCGAGACGTTAGCACGTATTTACTTAGAACAAAAAAAATATCAAAAAGCAATACAAGCTTATGAAATTTTAATTTTGAAATATCCAGAAAAAAGTAGTTTATTTGCAAATCGAATTTCCGATATAAAAAAATTACAAGAGTTTAATAATATATAAAACAAATAAATATGTTTACGATTTTTTTAGTGTTAATCACCATAGTTGCCTTACTTTTAATCATTGTTATCATGATTCAAAACCCTAAAGGAGGCGGTTTAGATTCATCATTAGGTGGTTCCACATCGGTTGGTGGCGTTCAAAACACCAACAAATTTTTAGACAAAAGTACATGGACATTGGCAGTTGCTTTAGTAGTTTTAATTTTAGTTTCTAGTTTAAGTTTTAACTCTGGTTATTCAAACGATTCTCAAATTTTAGATCCAAATGCAGTTGCAACACCACCGGCAGCGTTGCCAAATGCTGGTGCGGCTCAAAACCAAACAGCACCTGCACCAAACACAGCAAGCGATCAAGCGCCTGCAAACAATCCATCACAACCTGCAAACTAAGTGAAAATATATACACAAAATGCCAGCTTATGACAAGCTGGCATTTTTTTTTCTGTCAAAATATCATTTTTTACAGTTGGCACACTTTTGGTCAAGACAAAAGCAAAAAATTATCATTCATAAAAATTTAAAAAATAAAATAGTATGGCATTAAACATGAAACCGTTAGCAGACCGCGTGATTATTGAACCGGCTGCAGCTGAGACTCAAACTGCATCAGGAATCATTATTCCCGACACTGCAAAAGAGAAACCACAAAAAGGAACTGTTGTTGCTGTGGGAAATGGCAAAAAAGATGAACCATTAACCGTACAAGTTGGTGATACTGTTTTATATGGAAAATATGCAGGCACCGAACTAAAATTTGAAGGTACGGATTATCTGATTATGCGTGAAGAGGATATTTTAGCGATTATATAAAGCAATAACCTGTAAGCATTAAGTTTTAAGCAATGAGAGATTTTAAAAAATACGATATTTGGCAATTAAGTCATCATTTTACCTTAGAAGTTTATAAAATCACAAGTTTGTTTCCTAAAGAAGAAATGTATGGTATCACAAGTCAGCTTCGTAGAGCATCATCTTCTGTACCAACAAATATATCTGAAGGTTGTGGAAGAAATAGTGATGCAGAATTCAATCAATTTCTAAACATTGCATTAGGCTCAGCTTCAGAAACAGAATATCTGTTGATTCTTTCAAAAGATTTAAAATATATAGAAGAAAATATCTTTATCGATCTTGAAACAAAAATCAACTCAATTAAAAGTAAAATTTATAGTTTAAAAAATAAATTAAAATCGCAGTAAGCCTAAAGCAAACCGCTTACTGCCTAAAGCATAAAAATTATGGCAAAAGATATAAAATTTGATATTGAAGCACGCGATGGTTTAAAACGCGGTGTTGACGCATTGGCAAATGCAGTAAAAGTAACTTTGGGTCCAAAAGGACGTAACGTAATTATTTCTAAATCGTTTGGAGCGCCTCACGTAACAAAAGACGGAGTTTCTGTAGCGAAAGAAGTAGAGCTTGAAGACACCTTAGAAAACATGGGGGCACAAATGGTGAAAGAAGTTGCAAGCAAAACCAACGATTTGGCTGGTGACGGAACTACAACTGCAACTGTTTTGGCACAAGCTATTGTGAAAGAAGGATTGAAAAACGTGGCAGCTGGTGCAAATCCAATGGATTTAAAACGCGGAATTGATAAAGCGGTTGACGCTATTGTTGCCGATTTAGCAAAACAAACACAAGAAGTGGGTTCTACAACAGACAAAATTAAGCAAGTAGCATCGATTTCTGCTAATAATGATGAAGTGATTGGTGAATTAATTGCTGAAGCTTTTGGAAAAGTGGGCAAAGAAGGAGTGATTACTGTTGAAGAAGCTAAAGGAACTGATACGTATGTGGATGTGGTAGAAGGAATGCAGTTTGACAGAGGATATCTTTCGCCTTATTTCGTTACCAATCCAGAGAAAATGGAAACAGAATTCGAGAATCCATATATCTTATTGTACGATAAAAAAATATCTTCTTTAAAAGAATTATTACCGGTTTTAGAGCCAGTTGCGCAATCAGGAAAAGCGTTGTTAATCATTGCAGAAGATGTAGATGGTGAAGCGTTATCAACTTTGGTGGTGAACAAATTACGCGGTGCATTAAAAATTGCTGCTGTAAAAGCGCCAGGTTTTGGTGATCGCAGAAAAGCCATGTTAGAAGACATTGCGATTTTAACAGGCGGAACCGTAATTGCAGAAGAAAGCGGTTATACCTTAGAAAACGCTACGTTGGAAATGTTAGGAACAGCAGAGCGCGTTTCGATTGATAAAGACAATACAACCATTGTAAACGGTGCGGGAGATTCTGAAATGATCAAAAACCGTGTGAACCAAATTAAAGCACAAATGGAAACTACAACTTCCGATTACGATCGTGAAAAGCTACAAGAACGTTTAGCGAAATTAGCGGGCGGTGTTGCAGTACTTTACGTTGGTGCCGCATCTGAAGTGGAAATGAAAGAGAAAAAAGACCGTGTGGACGATGCTTTACACGCAACACGTGCAGCAGTTGAAGAAGGAATTGTAGCCGGTGGTGGTGTAGCATTGTTAAGAGCAAAATCGGCATTATCAAGTGTTGATGCTTTAAATGCGGATGAAAAAACAGGTATCCAGATTGTTTCTCGTGCAATTGAATCGCCTTTAAGAACTATTGTTGAAAATGCAGGTTTAGAAGGATCTGTAATTGTAGCAAAAGTTGGTGAAGGCACCGGAAACTTTGGTTACAATGCCAAAACCGACGAATATGTAGATATGTTGGCTGCAGGAATTATCGACCCTAAAAAAGTAACCCGTGTGGCTTTAGAAAATGCTGCATCGGTTGCGGGTATGATTTTAACTACAGAATGCGCCTTAGTAGATATTAAAGAAGAAGGTGGAAGCCAAATGCCAATGGGCGGCGGCATGCCAGGAATGATGTAAAAATCATATTTGAATAAAACTAAAAAATCCGAGTAAATGCTCGGATTTTTTTTATTGATTAAATACAGAGACATTCATAAATATAGTATCCTCTTTTTTTAAATATGTTCCACCCGTTTCGTGTATATGACCAAAAAGGTGATAGGCTGGTTCTATTTTAGTTACAAACTTTTTTAGAATTGGACACCCTAAATCATTATCTAAAATTCCATTTGGAGGCGCGTGGGTCAGCAAAAAATCTACTTTTTTAGAAAGCTTTATTCTTGGATACTTTGATAAATTCATTCTAGCTGGAACAGATGCAAAATTTATACCTTCCAAACAAATGCTTCTATTTTCTAAAAAAATAATGTTTTGTGGAAACAGTTCCAAAAATCCGTCTGGTTCCAACTCCCATTGTAATTCGTGATTTCCGGCTACAAACAATTTGTATTTTGCGGGATAATTACTAAACCAATCTAAGAAATCAGTAAACTGTACGTTGTTTGCAAAGGTACACGCATCGCCTAAATGAATGACAATATCGACTTCTTTAATAGAAAGTTTCCTGTGCATTCCGTGTGTGTCGGCAAATACGGCAATTTGTCTGTTATTATAATTGATGATCAATTCTAAAACTGTTTTCTAAAATTATTCAATAAACTCTCAATGTTTTTCTTACCTACCGGATTTTGACTATGAACTGCAAAATCAGATAATTTTACTTTATGATCCAAACAATGATTGACTAACCACTTGGCACAGTCAAAACCGTTTTCTTGCAAACCTAAATCGTGGTCAAATGAAATAAAATCGGGCAAGCCGTTGGTTTCAATATAGTTTACGAATTCAGCAAAAGAACGCACACCGATAAATCCTTCGGGAATGAGACGCAAATCGTCTAAATAGAGTTTTTTCATTACTCTTTTAATTTATTTTGCAAACCTACAAGGTCGAATAGACCTTGCAGGTTAAACATCCAGTTCTTTAAAATTTTGAATGGAACGAACCAAGTTATTTTCTGTTAAAGCTTCAACTGTTGACATTAGCATATCTTTACTGACAAATTTAATTTCGTTTTTCATTTCGCTGAATTCATTCATTTCGGTAAGTTCTTTACCAAAAGATATAAAATGAACATTCTTTAATTCTTTTACTTTTGGGTATTCTTTTTGTTGGAAAAATACCGTGTGAATGATGAAAATATGAATATTTTCATTGCTTATTTCAATTGAAAATTTGTGTGGCGTTACTTTTAAATTTTCGTGCTTTTTAAATGTAAGTAAATAAGCTAAAGCTTTGCAAAATTCGGGTTCTTCGCAAAATTGCATATAATGCAATTGTCGGTTAAAATCGCTGTAATACCATTGTTGTTTTTCCATTTTGTTTGATTTTTTAACAAATTTAATTGTAGCTATGGACAAAACGTGACTGGTAGAAAATAAAAATTATCGATTTTTTTGAGTTCTAGAGAGTTCTGTCAAATTTTATTAATATTCATTTTGAACAATAGATAAAATTTTTTTTATAATATTATCATAATCTTCAATTAAATCAGATATTTTATTTAGATTAAATTTTAATTCTAATAAGTTAATATTTTGAATACGAAACATTTCGTTTGAATTTTTGAATAAAGAGAAAATAAAACGTGGATGTTTAGATTCAATCAATCCGTTATGGAATGAGTTTTGAAATTGTAAAGCTAAATTTTCGTGTTTAGCAGATTTCAAAATTTGATTAACAGAACAAGCGATAGCAGGCAATCTTAATCCATTTTCTTGAAACTCTATATCAATACAGAGATCTTTTAACACATCATCACTGTAAAAAGTTATTCCTGTTTCTTTTTCACCACCAAGAAATCCATTATCAATTTTTACTTTTAAACCATTTCTACTAGCAATAACCTTAATAATTTCATCAATGAATATAATTGCGGAGTCACTAATTAATTTTTTAAGTATCTCATTTTGATTGTGTAACAGGTCATTATAAGCATTGTAGTTTTTTTCGTTACTTAATACTAAGTCTGTAAGTTCCTTTTTCATTTTATCGTTTGTTGTTTGGTTTGTAATTTTTTTAACTAAGTGTAAGTATTGGTTTAAAGTTTCTCTAATTATTGGTTTATTTGCCATTTCTTTGATACACTGTTCTATCCA is from Paenimyroides aestuarii and encodes:
- the miaB gene encoding tRNA (N6-isopentenyl adenosine(37)-C2)-methylthiotransferase MiaB, with the translated sequence MEKVIEEQKQGTSLVLDPQKNNTKKLFIESYGCQMNFSDSEIVASILANEGYNTTQNLEEADLVLVNTCSIRDKAEQTVRKRLEKYNAVKSINPSMKVGVLGCMAERLKSKFLEEEKIVDMVVGPDAYKDIPNLLKEVEEGRDAINVILSKDETYGDIAPVRLNSNGVTAFVSITRGCDNMCTFCVVPFTRGRERSREPQSIMEEIKDLYERGFKEITLLGQNVDSYLWYGGGLKKDYDKATEMQKATAVDFAQLLDMCATAYPKMRFRFSTSNPQDMHEDVIHVMAKHHNICKYIHLPVQSGSTRILREMNRQHTREEYMDLVDRIYKIIPEISLSQDMITGFPTETEEDHKDTLSLMEYVKYDFGYMFAYSERPGTMAARKMEDDVPEAVKKRRLQEIVDLQQRIAMERTKRFVGETVEVLIEKTSKRSDAHWSGRNSQNTTVVFPKGNYKVGDFVLVKVNDCTSATLIGEAVGYSEMQ
- a CDS encoding YcxB family protein, with protein sequence MEKEITFKPSFNFNDYLKINYSLLFKKVSFSIVFIICILTITANVIFNTVNANDFIDFLSFPILISLLVPLIMVWLPYKSTKMILSDPKLKENIIIIINRTGIEYIGQSFQNKYEWKDFSKITENKKWYILQLNKKQEIIIQKKDMNTNQQLDLKEIIEFVKN
- a CDS encoding sigma-54 interaction domain-containing protein, with the translated sequence MENVQSIKQRFEIIGNDIKLNRALEKAIQVAPTDISVLVTGESGVGKESIPKIIHGLSHRKHGKYIAVNCGAIPEGTIDSELFGHEKGAFTGAVGSREGYFEVANGGTIFLDEVGELPLTTQVRLLRVLENGEFIKVGSSKVQKTDVRIVAATNVKMFEAIDKGKFREDLYYRLSTVEINLPPLRERGDDIHLLFRKFSSDFAHKYKMPPIKLTPDAAEYLIHYRWSGNIRQLRNIAEQISVIETNREIDLKTIQSYLPQRNAQLPSLIETKKAEGDFSNEREILYKVLFDMKADLTDLKKLTLELMNNSNSAQVQESNKSLIQRIYGQADEGLSKPNNRSIPLAEHASSTKNNNPSEIMDEEDDHDYLIAETVDDEETLKLEEKEIQLIKKALERNSGKRKAAADELGISERTLYRKIKQYDL
- the lptE gene encoding LPS assembly lipoprotein LptE, with the protein product MKTPHTLYKFTAFLFCLILSSCGAYNFTGTGKIDAETFQVNYFLNNAELIEPGIERTFTIRLQDLLVNQTSLNMTNTNADLVYEGEITQFRVSPMTATADQTAAQNRLYIAINVRFTNRKNPEDDFEKTFSHFYDYPANNQLIGAQLTTALEEIYERITQDVFNASLAKW
- a CDS encoding tetratricopeptide repeat protein produces the protein MNAQQYAQWLNNPYELTEQQTASLQQIVSEYPYLQSARALYLKTLHQQRSFLYNSELKKTAAYTTDRDVLFDYIISEEFIAYKPLQIEDLNVVDENYIEFKKPEPTLDENIEKRVLNTLVYIENQDKETGLIQKIDQISKSKIEAKLEKKEPTLPQLDPITEEVHQLEENLEVGTPLDFSENDKFSFTEWLKLTTSQPIDRENDVVSEENQTENSEKQLPKKEKNTEETLPIKQKKMDLIDRFIEANPKITPSKTAVTPAINLDRHEEEEPYYMTETLARIYLEQKKYQKAIQAYEILILKYPEKSSLFANRISDIKKLQEFNNI
- the secG gene encoding preprotein translocase subunit SecG, producing the protein MNMFTIFLVLITIVALLLIIVIMIQNPKGGGLDSSLGGSTSVGGVQNTNKFLDKSTWTLAVALVVLILVSSLSFNSGYSNDSQILDPNAVATPPAALPNAGAAQNQTAPAPNTASDQAPANNPSQPAN
- a CDS encoding co-chaperone GroES — encoded protein: MALNMKPLADRVIIEPAAAETQTASGIIIPDTAKEKPQKGTVVAVGNGKKDEPLTVQVGDTVLYGKYAGTELKFEGTDYLIMREEDILAII
- a CDS encoding four helix bundle protein, producing the protein MRDFKKYDIWQLSHHFTLEVYKITSLFPKEEMYGITSQLRRASSSVPTNISEGCGRNSDAEFNQFLNIALGSASETEYLLILSKDLKYIEENIFIDLETKINSIKSKIYSLKNKLKSQ
- the groL gene encoding chaperonin GroEL (60 kDa chaperone family; promotes refolding of misfolded polypeptides especially under stressful conditions; forms two stacked rings of heptamers to form a barrel-shaped 14mer; ends can be capped by GroES; misfolded proteins enter the barrel where they are refolded when GroES binds); translated protein: MAKDIKFDIEARDGLKRGVDALANAVKVTLGPKGRNVIISKSFGAPHVTKDGVSVAKEVELEDTLENMGAQMVKEVASKTNDLAGDGTTTATVLAQAIVKEGLKNVAAGANPMDLKRGIDKAVDAIVADLAKQTQEVGSTTDKIKQVASISANNDEVIGELIAEAFGKVGKEGVITVEEAKGTDTYVDVVEGMQFDRGYLSPYFVTNPEKMETEFENPYILLYDKKISSLKELLPVLEPVAQSGKALLIIAEDVDGEALSTLVVNKLRGALKIAAVKAPGFGDRRKAMLEDIAILTGGTVIAEESGYTLENATLEMLGTAERVSIDKDNTTIVNGAGDSEMIKNRVNQIKAQMETTTSDYDREKLQERLAKLAGGVAVLYVGAASEVEMKEKKDRVDDALHATRAAVEEGIVAGGGVALLRAKSALSSVDALNADEKTGIQIVSRAIESPLRTIVENAGLEGSVIVAKVGEGTGNFGYNAKTDEYVDMLAAGIIDPKKVTRVALENAASVAGMILTTECALVDIKEEGGSQMPMGGGMPGMM
- a CDS encoding metallophosphoesterase, with amino-acid sequence MIINYNNRQIAVFADTHGMHRKLSIKEVDIVIHLGDACTFANNVQFTDFLDWFSNYPAKYKLFVAGNHELQWELEPDGFLELFPQNIIFLENRSICLEGINFASVPARMNLSKYPRIKLSKKVDFLLTHAPPNGILDNDLGCPILKKFVTKIEPAYHLFGHIHETGGTYLKKEDTIFMNVSVFNQ
- a CDS encoding cyclic-phosphate processing receiver domain-containing protein — its product is MKKLYLDDLRLIPEGFIGVRSFAEFVNYIETNGLPDFISFDHDLGLQENGFDCAKWLVNHCLDHKVKLSDFAVHSQNPVGKKNIESLLNNFRKQF
- a CDS encoding PDDEXK-like family protein, which codes for MDIKQIENLLEKTQIIRNKYADLAEYTGENFNVFNILRLDEKELMHSAFIANLLNVKGNHGQKDVFLKLFINEIKDLFSDSKSNRELLEEFDALKSFAKEEEYIGMVDYDLGNGGRIDITVKDGKNVILIENKINHFDEYKQLIRYNEFYKNAPIIYLTPFGTEPSEDSKGILENNKDFICISYEQHIVNWIEQCIKEMANKPIIRETLNQYLHLVKKITNQTTNDKMKKELTDLVLSNEKNYNAYNDLLHNQNEILKKLISDSAIIFIDEIIKVIASRNGLKVKIDNGFLGGEKETGITFYSDDVLKDLCIDIEFQENGLRLPAIACSVNQILKSAKHENLALQFQNSFHNGLIESKHPRFIFSLFKNSNEMFRIQNINLLELKFNLNKISDLIEDYDNIIKKILSIVQNEY